The stretch of DNA CACGTGTCCCTTCTCCGAGTCCACCGAGATGCAGGAGCACCAGGGCCGCTCTGCCGCTTGCGCTGGCGCCAGGGAATAGGTCACCTTGGCATTGAGCCCCTCGTCCGCATCGGCGGCGCTGATGGCTCCCACAAACGCTGTGGGGACATTGTTCTCACGCACATACATGGTGTACGAGGTCTGGTTGAAGACGGGCGCGTTGTCGTTGACATCCGAGATGTCCACGCTGAAGGTGTGCGTGCTTGTGAGAGCAGGCGAGCCCGCATCTGCTGCTGTGACCCTCAGCACGTGCTGAGCCGTCTCCTCGCGGTCCAGCGCGCTCACTGTCACCAGCTCATAGTAATTCTTATAGGCCGGCCGCAGGGAGAAGAAGAGCTGATCCTCCAGGGCACAGGAGATCTTGCCGTTGGCACCAGAATCCCGGTCCCTGACGGAAAACAGGGCCACCACTGTGCCCGGCGCTGTGTTCTCGGGGAGGGGACTGCTGAAGGAACTGACCACCAGCTCTGGGGCATTGTCATTCACATCCACCACCTCCACCAACACTTTGCAGATTGCTGAAAGGCCTCCTCCATCTGTGGCCCTCACACTGAGCTCATGAGTCTGTGCTTCCTCGAAGTCCAGAGGTTTTGTGAGTTTAATTTCACCAGTTCTGGGATCAATCACAAATGCTGAGTCACTCTGTCCCCCTGCTTGGCTGAGCTGATAGGAAATGTTCCCATTAACTCCTGCATCTGGATCAGTTGCCAGTACAGTCAGAACCACAGAACCTTCTGGCATGTTTTCCAAAACCTTTCCAATGTACACTGCCTCTGTGAATATGGGAGCATTGTCATTTGCATCCAGAATGACAATTTTCACTTGGGTGGTGCCACTCCTTGGAGGAGAGCCCCCATCTTCAGCAATAACACTGAAACtcatctctgcctgctcctctctgtcTAGCGCCTTTTCCAAGACCAGTTCAAGATATGTGTCATGTTCACTCCGACTTCCATAGGAGACACTAAAGTACTCATTCTCAGGAAAGATGCTGTACGCCTGGATGTTGTTACTGCCAATATCGAGGTCCCGAGCCACCTCCAGGGGGAAACGAGAACCCGGGTCGCTCGTTTCTGGGATTCTAAAACTGACTCGATCATCTCGGAAAACTGGCGAATGGTCATTAATATCCTCCAGAGCTACCTCGACTCGAAAGAACTGCAGGGGgttggagagcagcagctcgaAGGGGAGCATGCAGGGGGCGG from Prinia subflava isolate CZ2003 ecotype Zambia chromosome 16, Cam_Psub_1.2, whole genome shotgun sequence encodes:
- the LOC134559096 gene encoding protocadherin beta-15-like, whose translation is MTIARQVLCVCALLSLPHARAEPIRYSVAEEAESGSLVGKLAEDAGLTPAQLSARRARLVWEDGRQHFRLERASGRLVVAARLDREELCAQAAPCMLPFELLLSNPLQFFRVEVALEDINDHSPVFRDDRVSFRIPETSDPGSRFPLEVARDLDIGSNNIQAYSIFPENEYFSVSYGSRSEHDTYLELVLEKALDREEQAEMSFSVIAEDGGSPPRSGTTQVKIVILDANDNAPIFTEAVYIGKVLENMPEGSVVLTVLATDPDAGVNGNISYQLSQAGGQSDSAFVIDPRTGEIKLTKPLDFEEAQTHELSVRATDGGGLSAICKVLVEVVDVNDNAPELVVSSFSSPLPENTAPGTVVALFSVRDRDSGANGKISCALEDQLFFSLRPAYKNYYELVTVSALDREETAQHVLRVTAADAGSPALTSTHTFSVDISDVNDNAPVFNQTSYTMYVRENNVPTAFVGAISAADADEGLNAKVTYSLAPAQAAERPWCSCISVDSEKGHVFVLRPLDYERLRQAEVTVSASDAGSPPLRANVTVRLLVLDQNDNAPLVLYPGQDGSPAPAELVPVSAEAGYLITKVVAVDADSGQNSWLSYHLLRATEPGLFSVAVQSGEVRLRRPVTDRDSVKQKLVVLVRDNGQPPLSATAALSALLLKDFSDVHLPHSSAATEDQDGSLTTYLIISLVFVSLLFLVSTALFVARKVCKRKELEAGPVLYGADNLQSGLADAAAAGSLPRAYCYEISLTTGSGNSEFRFLKPIVPSLPPQHCATGQGPDEEQDFPCVPVSTEDMAPDNRGTLSAGQFNALSFN